A window of Cryptomeria japonica chromosome 3, Sugi_1.0, whole genome shotgun sequence contains these coding sequences:
- the LOC131075795 gene encoding bZIP transcription factor 16: MGTGEEGTPAKTPTKPSSTSQETPATPAYPDWAAAFQAYYGQGATPPPPAFFASTVGSGPTPHPYMWGGQPLMPPYGTPLPYPAMYPHGGIYAHPSMPPGALPYGHYGLPSPGNAEVTTAAAPPNSEGEAKTSEGKDKNTMKRSKGSLGSLGMITGKGGEGGKATSGSANEAGSQSGESGSDGSSEGSEEDNGQNESQVARKRSFDQMIVDGANAQNNHVSVYNAQAGEAYMNSGGHALGNPISQTVAVPLGPVTGKPAASGPITNLNIGMDYWNASAAGAMTTVKARGSISTAIVPTTAQLMPSGREGVPPELWIQDERELKRQRRKQSNRESARRSRLRKQAECEELATKVDTLTVENMSLRSELNRLAEECKKLTAENASMMEQVNKVNGEDTANASEENGPTKISLQSVKAEGNGHFHDITRGMSSNSSERNEQRQSEKCDSNGKAHTLLDANVRSDTG; the protein is encoded by the exons ATGGGAACGGGGGAGGAAGGAACACCAGCCAAGACTCCCACGAAACCATCTTCCACAAGTCAG GAGACACCAGCTACACCTGCATACCCGGATTGGGCTGCGGCTTTTCAG GCATACTATGGTCAAGGAGCCACACCACCCCCTCCCGCCTTTTTTGCATCAACAGTTGGATCTGGCCCAACACCACATCCTTACATGTGGGGAGGACAG CCTTTGATGCCACCTTATGGGACTCCGCTTCCATATCCTGCCATGTATCCACATGGTGGAATCTATGCACATCCTTCAATGCCTCCG GGTGCACTTCCATATGGTCACTATGGATTGCCATCGCCCGGCAATGCTGAAGTTACAACG GCTGCAGCACCGCCAAATTCTGAAGGAGAAGCTAAGACTTCAGAAGGCAAAGACAAAAACACAATGAAGAGATCAAAAGGAAGTTTAGGAAGCCTTGGAATGATAACTGGTAAGGGAGGGGAAGGGGGGAAGGCAACATCTGGATCTGCAAACGAAGCTGGATCACAAAG TGGGGAGAGCGGTAGTGATGGTTCAAGTGAAGGAAGTGAGGAAGACAATGGCCAAAAT GAGTCGCAAGTTGCAAGAAAAAGAAGTTTTGATCAAATGATTGTGGATG GTGCAAATGCACAGAATAACCATGTTTCTGTATATAATGCTCAAGCTGGAGAAGCATATATGAATTCTGGCGGGCATGCTTTGGGTAATCCCATTAGTCAAACTGTAGCAGTTCCACTGGGTCCTGTAACAGGAAAACCAGCAGCTAGTGGGCCCATTACTAATTTAAATATTGGCATGGATTATTGGAATGCCTCTGCTGCGGGAGCCATGACTACTGTAAAAGCTAGGGGTAGTATTTCAACAGCTATTGTTCCAACAACTGCACAGCTTATGCCATCTGGGCGTGAAGGTGTGCCTCCCGAGTTATGGATCCAG GATGAACGGGAGTTAAAGCGACAAAGGCGAAAGCAATCTAACAGGGAGTCAGCCAGACGTTCAAGATTGCGAAAACAG GCTGAGTGTGAAGAACTGGCAACAAAAGTTGATACTTTGACTGTGGAGAACATGTCTCTTAGATCTGAGCTAAACCGCCTGGCAGAGGAATGTAAAAAGTTAACTGCAGAAAATGCATCAATGATG GAACAAGTGAACAAAGTGAATGGGGAAGATACAGCAAATGCTTCCGAGGAGAATGGTCCTACTAAGATAAGTTTGCAGTCAGTAAAAGCCGAAGGCAATGGACATTTTCATGATATAACAAGGGGAATGAGTTCAAATTCCAGTGAAAGAAACGAACAAAGGCAGAGTGAGAAATGTGACTCAAATGGGAAGGCCCATACGTTATTAGATGCTAATGTTCGATCTGATACAGGTTAA